A part of Caldicellulosiruptor owensensis OL genomic DNA contains:
- a CDS encoding ABC transporter permease: MKNNIIKGPKKKGENVLMTANTSVWKKLKKDKWLYILALPGILYFIIFRYIPMFGIVVAFQDFNPFLGFWKSPWVGFEHFKTLFTDPDFPMLFRNTLLISFYNILFYFPVPIILALLINEVRNQVYKRIVQTCVYVPHFVSMVVIASITYVLLSSETGVINNILYSLTGKKIEFLTDPRWFRPLIIIQSIWKEAGWGTIIFLAALSNVDPTLYEAAIVDGATRWQQTWHITIPSIMSTVIILFILRLGHLLDTGFEQIFLMKNPINRSVAEVFDTYVYQIGVTQGAYSYSTAVGLFKSVVGLILIQVSNYLSKKFTETSLF, encoded by the coding sequence ATGAAAAACAATATTATCAAGGGACCAAAAAAGAAAGGAGAGAATGTTTTAATGACAGCTAACACTTCCGTATGGAAAAAACTCAAAAAAGACAAATGGCTTTATATCTTGGCTCTGCCTGGTATTTTGTACTTCATCATTTTTAGGTACATTCCAATGTTTGGTATAGTAGTTGCCTTTCAAGATTTTAATCCGTTTTTAGGGTTCTGGAAAAGTCCGTGGGTAGGTTTTGAGCATTTTAAAACACTTTTCACCGACCCTGATTTTCCGATGCTGTTTAGAAATACACTGTTAATTTCATTTTACAATATACTTTTCTATTTCCCTGTGCCAATTATTTTAGCGCTACTTATCAACGAGGTGCGAAATCAGGTTTATAAGAGGATTGTCCAGACATGTGTATATGTTCCTCACTTTGTTTCAATGGTGGTCATAGCAAGTATTACATACGTGCTTCTCTCAAGTGAGACAGGGGTTATAAATAATATTCTATATAGCTTAACGGGTAAAAAAATAGAATTTTTGACAGATCCAAGATGGTTCAGACCCCTTATAATAATTCAGAGCATATGGAAAGAAGCAGGATGGGGAACAATAATCTTCTTAGCAGCTCTTTCAAATGTTGATCCAACTTTATATGAGGCTGCTATTGTGGATGGGGCAACAAGGTGGCAGCAGACTTGGCACATCACTATTCCTTCAATTATGAGTACGGTAATCATACTTTTCATTTTGCGATTAGGACATCTTCTCGATACTGGCTTTGAACAGATATTTTTGATGAAAAATCCTATCAACAGGTCAGTAGCAGAAGTGTTTGACACATATGTTTATCAAATTGGTGTTACACAAGGAGCGTATAGTTACAGTACAGCAGTTGGTCTTTTTAAATCTGTTGTTGGACTGATTTTGATTCAGGTTTCTAACTATCTGTCTAAGAAATTTACTGAAACTTCATTGTTCTAA
- a CDS encoding extracellular solute-binding protein, with amino-acid sequence MSKVKKILRLTVVSICIVGLLITSMGVFGASKSKYSFKLTLMAQYFGTEPAPSNSPVILKAEEYLKTDLEFTWVPADGYNDKLNIMLASGNLPMVVYVPGKTASIIGACKAGAFWELGPYIKQYKNLKTIPDIVLWNSSIDGKIYGIPRSRTLGRNGIVYRKDWAKNVGITKLETIDDLYNMLKKFTYNDPDKNGKNDTYGMIVCNYNGPFYITLTWFGGPNGWGLNKNGQLVPSFLTNAYLENLKFWRKMYQEKLFNHDFPSVPGARWEDYYSQGKGGVKIDVIDSANRIYNGLKNNGFIPKDAKDTDIMDIVVSVKGKYGLRNMPTSGYAGYLMVSKTSVKDMNTFKKVMSILDKFGDRTMQDLFGYGLPNRHYKLVDGKIDPIPNLPADLSREISGLNQVLHFYPANGGTPRYMTPLLQLQTDMQALNEKLNILVPNPAEALMGMSETYIKRGVTLDNMIEDARVKYITGQINDQGFKKVLDNWRKQGGDQIIKEVNALYRKYKKNIPYKEDLYKILN; translated from the coding sequence ATGAGTAAAGTGAAGAAGATTTTGAGGTTAACTGTAGTTAGTATCTGTATCGTGGGTTTGTTAATAACATCAATGGGAGTATTTGGCGCTTCAAAATCAAAGTATTCATTTAAACTTACACTCATGGCTCAGTATTTTGGAACAGAGCCTGCACCTTCAAATAGTCCAGTTATTTTAAAAGCAGAAGAGTACCTAAAAACTGATCTGGAATTTACATGGGTACCTGCAGACGGTTATAATGATAAATTAAACATTATGTTAGCAAGTGGAAATCTTCCAATGGTAGTTTATGTTCCGGGCAAAACAGCCTCAATAATTGGTGCTTGCAAGGCTGGAGCATTTTGGGAACTTGGGCCATATATAAAGCAATATAAGAATTTGAAGACAATTCCGGATATAGTTCTTTGGAACTCTTCTATTGATGGTAAAATTTATGGTATTCCGCGTTCAAGAACGTTGGGAAGAAATGGTATTGTGTATAGAAAAGATTGGGCTAAAAATGTTGGTATCACTAAACTTGAAACAATTGACGATTTATACAACATGTTAAAGAAGTTTACTTACAATGATCCAGATAAAAATGGGAAAAATGACACATATGGAATGATTGTTTGCAATTACAATGGACCATTCTATATTACTCTTACATGGTTTGGTGGTCCGAATGGATGGGGGCTGAACAAAAACGGCCAATTGGTTCCGTCTTTCTTAACAAATGCATATCTTGAAAATTTAAAGTTCTGGCGAAAGATGTATCAAGAAAAGCTGTTTAACCATGACTTCCCAAGTGTTCCAGGTGCAAGATGGGAAGATTATTATTCACAGGGCAAAGGTGGAGTAAAGATTGACGTTATAGACTCTGCAAACAGAATTTACAACGGTTTAAAAAACAATGGGTTTATTCCTAAGGATGCAAAGGATACAGATATAATGGATATTGTTGTCTCTGTAAAAGGTAAGTATGGTCTAAGAAATATGCCGACTTCTGGTTATGCGGGGTATCTGATGGTTTCAAAGACAAGTGTAAAAGATATGAATACATTCAAGAAAGTAATGTCGATATTGGATAAGTTTGGCGACAGAACAATGCAAGATCTGTTTGGTTATGGACTACCGAACAGACATTATAAACTTGTAGATGGAAAAATAGATCCTATTCCAAACTTGCCAGCAGATTTGTCAAGAGAGATAAGTGGACTTAATCAGGTTTTGCATTTTTATCCTGCGAACGGTGGAACACCAAGATATATGACACCGCTTCTGCAACTACAAACAGATATGCAGGCTTTGAATGAAAAACTCAATATTCTTGTGCCAAATCCGGCAGAAGCATTAATGGGTATGTCAGAAACTTACATCAAACGTGGTGTAACACTTGATAATATGATTGAGGATGCACGTGTTAAGTATATTACTGGTCAAATCAACGATCAGGGCTTTAAAAAAGTCCTTGACAACTGGAGAAAGCAGGGTGGAGACCAGATTATAAAAGAAGTAAATGCACTGTATCGTAAGTACAAAAAGAATATTCCGTATAAAGAGGATTTGTACAAGATACTCAATTAA
- a CDS encoding sugar-binding domain-containing protein, with protein sequence MLKSTIPYFFKEQLDEDIKRIKADYWDVWSNIFTNTFFKQLSNWCEANGLKFVVHLNHEDMIEHLTKSEGQFFSHMKYVHIPAIDVIWRQVWYDKKAIFPKYASSVSHIKNIAQTFSESFAVYGRGISVEQIKWVIDYQFVMDINLFLTSIFKYLHDHPQNYFFPEVIKYINTISYLLYVSTPCIKVLVYFPTSDLWADENKSALKAMEIGNVLLENQIDFDFFDHSLLEYLEIRNQKIYTNGGKEYNIVIFPPVKYLPQEMFRFLKLFSSKGGKIIFLENSPLFVYNKTFTSFLHFADREIGVVVDSIEQLSKMVEKGITVVNSRDVRVLHKKIEGNQLIFLFNNSSTSFLGKIILKFSKKNVYIWDQMRNKFLMVSNIKSNGKDIQLDLYMHPYQTLVLIASDKYVDGIQKTDLLGSLPRTVLELNDNWEIHFDKDFVLFSDLKDWQSLGFGDYSGNVVYRKTFSFSQDDFIKNKHLFLYCPNVKYSAKVWLNQKYLGARAFSPFIWDITEALKISENELVIEVQNTPAAALLGTQEKLEKLRKEAEKNFYLSISLKFDLEMVQSGLLPPVAIVSFE encoded by the coding sequence ATGTTAAAAAGTACCATACCTTATTTCTTTAAAGAACAATTAGATGAAGACATAAAAAGAATAAAAGCAGATTACTGGGATGTATGGAGCAATATTTTTACAAATACTTTCTTCAAGCAGCTCTCCAACTGGTGTGAAGCAAATGGCCTCAAATTTGTAGTACATCTAAATCATGAAGATATGATAGAACACCTTACCAAATCTGAAGGACAGTTCTTTTCGCACATGAAATATGTTCATATTCCAGCAATTGATGTAATTTGGAGACAAGTCTGGTATGACAAAAAAGCAATATTCCCTAAATACGCTTCTTCTGTTTCTCATATTAAAAATATTGCTCAGACCTTTTCAGAGAGTTTTGCAGTGTATGGACGGGGTATATCAGTTGAGCAAATCAAATGGGTGATTGATTACCAGTTTGTAATGGACATAAATCTATTTTTGACCTCAATCTTCAAGTATCTTCATGACCATCCGCAAAATTATTTCTTTCCAGAGGTAATTAAGTATATTAATACCATTTCATATCTTCTTTATGTGAGCACCCCTTGTATAAAGGTTCTGGTTTACTTTCCTACATCGGATCTGTGGGCAGATGAAAATAAATCTGCTCTGAAAGCAATGGAAATTGGAAATGTACTTTTAGAAAACCAGATTGATTTTGATTTTTTTGACCATTCTCTTTTAGAATATCTAGAAATTAGAAACCAAAAAATATATACCAATGGTGGAAAAGAATATAATATTGTAATTTTTCCGCCTGTAAAGTATTTGCCGCAAGAGATGTTTAGATTTTTAAAGCTTTTCTCAAGCAAAGGTGGGAAGATTATTTTCCTGGAAAACTCTCCTTTGTTTGTTTATAACAAAACCTTTACATCGTTTTTACACTTTGCAGATAGAGAGATAGGTGTGGTTGTTGACAGTATCGAGCAGCTTTCAAAAATGGTTGAGAAAGGTATCACTGTTGTAAATAGCAGGGATGTTAGAGTTCTTCATAAAAAAATAGAAGGCAATCAACTGATTTTTCTCTTCAACAATTCATCTACTTCATTTTTGGGTAAGATAATATTGAAATTTTCCAAGAAAAATGTATATATATGGGATCAAATGCGAAATAAATTTTTGATGGTCTCAAATATTAAAAGTAATGGGAAAGACATACAATTAGATCTCTACATGCATCCATATCAGACTTTGGTTTTAATAGCAAGTGATAAGTATGTAGATGGAATTCAAAAAACAGATCTGCTTGGAAGTTTACCAAGAACAGTCTTGGAATTAAACGATAACTGGGAAATTCATTTTGATAAAGATTTTGTTTTGTTTTCAGATTTAAAAGATTGGCAAAGCTTGGGCTTTGGTGATTATTCTGGCAATGTGGTTTATAGAAAAACATTTTCATTTTCTCAAGATGACTTTATTAAAAATAAACATCTTTTCCTTTATTGTCCCAATGTAAAATATTCTGCAAAGGTCTGGCTGAATCAAAAATATCTTGGTGCAAGAGCTTTTTCGCCATTTATATGGGATATAACAGAGGCATTAAAAATTAGTGAGAATGAACTTGTGATAGAAGTTCAAAATACTCCTGCAGCAGCTCTCCTTGGAACACAAGAAAAATTGGAAAAATTAAGAAAAGAGGCAGAGAAGAACTTTTATCTTTCTATTTCTCTAAAATTTGACCTGGAAATGGTCCAATCAGGATTGTTGCCTCCAGTTGCTATTGTTTCTTTCGAATGA
- a CDS encoding single-stranded DNA-binding protein: MNKVILMGRLTRDPEFRLTANNTPVANFTLAVNRRFKRENDQDADFIPIVAWSRLAEFSKNYLKKGRQVVVIGRLQLRTWDDEANRRHYITEVVAEEIYFAEPKPKDVPVDSEAEVKEDIILPDLDDETIESELENFFEEDVKIPSKNNDVDEGIEDDLPF, encoded by the coding sequence TTGAACAAGGTTATTTTGATGGGTCGCTTAACCCGCGACCCGGAGTTTAGGCTTACTGCCAACAATACCCCCGTTGCAAATTTCACGCTTGCTGTCAACAGACGTTTTAAACGCGAAAATGATCAGGATGCCGATTTTATTCCCATTGTTGCGTGGAGCAGGCTTGCCGAGTTTTCAAAAAACTATCTAAAAAAAGGAAGGCAAGTTGTGGTAATAGGAAGGCTTCAGCTTCGCACATGGGATGATGAGGCAAATAGGCGTCACTACATCACCGAGGTTGTGGCGGAAGAGATTTACTTTGCAGAACCAAAACCTAAGGATGTACCGGTTGACAGCGAAGCAGAGGTAAAAGAAGACATTATTTTGCCTGACTTAGATGATGAGACAATTGAAAGTGAACTTGAGAACTTTTTCGAAGAGGATGTAAAAATTCCATCAAAAAATAATGATGTTGATGAGGGTATAGAAGACGACCTGCCATTTTAG
- a CDS encoding exo-rhamnogalacturonan lyase family protein — protein MQKVKLKWLEKPRIDNIGVTFCIPWKKGQLNNIKNIVLRSEDGSIIPAQSWVLSYWGDGSVKVSGHAAFFGTNLPDEVFACIEEVAAKKFEEMIRVFEDKTHINITTGKLECKLCKTGSKIIEYIKIKEKVICSNLAQVIKTEKISNLMGYKTKVEEEYIPEILGAKIESCGPLRSVIKVWGRHLRNTKMTFDGSLLKQGWLPFELRLYFYANSDKIKIVHTFIYNGNPHQDFIKGLGLKFNLPLHSPLYNRFVRFGGDSGLFCESPKNLIDVYRKERYKTMFQNQVNGQPINFDIDEDHHYIREINNTPEWDEFILFQDSSEHYVIKKRTSYQCNFIKATEGKRAMGFAYVGDENGGLGVALKDFWQKYPSGFEVKALTSSEAILTIWLWPPYGEVMDLRHYDFGTYTSSSYEGFDEYRSTPYGIANTNELWLYCFDYPPTSEQLLEYAKMQGFSPLLVYSPERYKETEIFEGLNLPDNSNSKKEKIERILTAIVDFYLKEVERRKWYGFWDYGDFMHSYDTVRHMWKYDIGGYAWQNTELVPNIWLWLMFLRTGRFDIFKMAEAMTRHTSEVDMYHLGEYKGLGSRHNVVHWGCGCKEVRISMAYLHRYYYYLTADERIGQLMDDVKDIDKQIMHMDPMRAYFTNDPENRVHIRVGPDIMTFCANWLVRWERYQEDIYKQKIIKILDFLKKNPAAFISGGIFDYDPENNQVKPIEYTGGSNFVFCFGNTLVWLEIAKNFEDKEFEELCAQQGLFYTEFKENKNEILKSWGVPNFGFKLNIFNIGMAAFAAMKKNIPELKKEIWQMFLDYNKNPWLKFICNGGINLQLSTIPVPVVEVPFISTNIASQWSINALLALEFIGDELQEL, from the coding sequence ATGCAGAAAGTAAAACTAAAATGGCTTGAAAAACCTCGGATAGACAACATTGGGGTAACATTTTGTATTCCATGGAAAAAAGGACAATTAAATAATATAAAAAATATTGTTTTAAGAAGCGAGGATGGGAGTATAATTCCTGCTCAAAGTTGGGTACTCTCATACTGGGGTGACGGGTCAGTAAAAGTAAGTGGTCATGCTGCTTTCTTTGGTACCAATTTACCTGATGAAGTGTTTGCATGTATTGAAGAAGTTGCTGCTAAAAAATTTGAAGAAATGATTAGAGTTTTTGAAGATAAAACTCATATTAATATTACAACAGGCAAACTTGAGTGTAAACTTTGCAAAACCGGAAGTAAAATTATTGAATACATAAAAATTAAAGAAAAAGTTATTTGTTCAAATCTTGCCCAGGTCATTAAGACAGAAAAAATTTCCAATCTCATGGGCTATAAAACTAAAGTAGAGGAAGAATATATCCCTGAAATATTAGGTGCAAAGATAGAATCTTGCGGACCTTTGAGAAGTGTTATAAAAGTGTGGGGAAGACATTTGCGGAATACCAAGATGACATTTGATGGTTCTTTGCTCAAACAGGGGTGGCTACCTTTTGAGTTGAGATTATATTTCTATGCAAATTCAGATAAAATTAAGATTGTTCATACATTTATTTACAACGGAAATCCCCATCAAGATTTTATAAAAGGATTAGGCTTAAAATTCAATCTTCCTTTGCACTCTCCTCTGTACAATAGATTTGTAAGATTTGGAGGGGACAGTGGACTTTTTTGCGAGTCACCAAAAAATTTGATAGATGTGTACAGAAAAGAGAGATACAAGACAATGTTTCAAAATCAGGTCAATGGACAACCGATAAATTTTGATATTGACGAGGACCACCATTATATTAGGGAGATTAACAATACTCCAGAGTGGGATGAATTTATTCTTTTTCAAGATTCCTCCGAGCACTATGTTATTAAAAAACGTACGTCTTACCAGTGCAATTTTATAAAAGCAACAGAAGGCAAAAGAGCTATGGGATTTGCTTATGTTGGCGATGAGAATGGTGGACTTGGAGTAGCTTTAAAGGATTTTTGGCAAAAATATCCTTCAGGATTTGAGGTAAAAGCTTTAACTTCTTCTGAAGCAATTTTAACAATTTGGCTTTGGCCACCTTATGGTGAAGTTATGGATTTGAGACATTATGATTTTGGTACATACACATCTTCTTCATATGAAGGGTTTGATGAGTATAGAAGTACTCCCTATGGTATAGCTAATACAAATGAGCTGTGGCTGTACTGTTTTGATTATCCTCCGACAAGTGAGCAGCTTTTGGAATATGCAAAAATGCAAGGATTTTCTCCTCTTCTTGTATATAGTCCTGAAAGGTATAAAGAAACAGAGATATTTGAAGGATTAAATTTACCGGATAATAGCAACTCCAAGAAAGAAAAGATTGAAAGAATACTGACAGCTATTGTCGATTTTTATCTGAAAGAAGTTGAGAGAAGAAAGTGGTACGGTTTTTGGGACTATGGTGATTTTATGCATAGCTATGATACAGTAAGACATATGTGGAAATATGATATTGGTGGGTATGCATGGCAGAATACAGAACTTGTACCAAATATTTGGTTGTGGCTTATGTTTTTACGAACAGGACGTTTTGATATATTTAAAATGGCTGAAGCAATGACAAGACATACATCAGAAGTAGACATGTATCATCTCGGAGAATACAAAGGATTGGGTTCCAGGCATAATGTGGTTCATTGGGGATGTGGTTGCAAAGAAGTAAGAATTAGCATGGCATACCTTCACAGATATTATTATTATCTAACTGCCGATGAAAGAATAGGGCAGCTTATGGATGATGTAAAAGATATTGATAAACAGATTATGCACATGGATCCTATGCGTGCGTATTTTACGAATGATCCTGAAAATAGAGTACACATAAGAGTTGGACCTGATATTATGACCTTTTGTGCAAATTGGTTGGTAAGATGGGAAAGATACCAGGAAGATATTTACAAACAAAAGATAATAAAGATACTGGACTTTTTAAAGAAAAATCCAGCAGCATTTATTTCGGGTGGCATATTTGACTATGATCCTGAAAATAACCAGGTAAAACCAATTGAATACACAGGAGGTTCAAATTTTGTATTTTGTTTCGGAAATACACTTGTTTGGCTTGAAATAGCCAAAAATTTTGAAGATAAAGAATTTGAAGAGTTATGTGCTCAGCAAGGGCTTTTTTATACCGAATTTAAGGAAAACAAAAATGAGATTTTAAAAAGCTGGGGTGTTCCAAACTTTGGATTTAAATTAAATATCTTCAACATTGGAATGGCTGCCTTTGCAGCAATGAAGAAAAATATTCCTGAATTAAAAAAGGAAATCTGGCAGATGTTTTTAGACTATAACAAAAATCCATGGCTTAAATTTATTTGTAATGGTGGTATCAATTTACAATTATCCACTATACCTGTGCCTGTTGTTGAAGTTCCGTTTATTTCAACTAATATAGCTTCTCAGTGGTCAATAAATGCATTGCTTGCGCTTGAATTTATTGGAGATGAGCTACAAGAACTTTAA
- the rpsR gene encoding 30S ribosomal protein S18 yields the protein MNNNQNQQQTQAVQMVERVSSRQKKKKRVCSFCVERIYEIDYKDVNRLKKFLTERGKILPRRTTGNCARHQRQLTRAIKRARILALLPFIVE from the coding sequence TTGAACAACAATCAAAATCAGCAGCAAACTCAAGCTGTTCAAATGGTCGAAAGAGTTAGTTCAAGACAGAAGAAGAAAAAGAGAGTTTGTTCATTTTGTGTGGAGAGAATATATGAAATAGATTACAAAGATGTGAACAGACTCAAGAAATTCCTGACAGAGAGAGGCAAAATTTTACCAAGAAGAACAACAGGCAACTGCGCAAGACATCAAAGACAGTTAACACGAGCTATCAAGCGCGCAAGAATCTTGGCACTTTTGCCGTTTATAGTTGAATAA
- the rpsF gene encoding 30S ribosomal protein S6 encodes MVERKYETVFIISPTLDDEARANLIEKFKNLISSNGQLLTVEEWGKKRLAYKIDKHAEGYYVLMQFISKPEFPRELERVYRITDGVIRFLTVKLEK; translated from the coding sequence ATGGTTGAGAGAAAGTATGAAACAGTATTTATAATTAGCCCCACACTTGACGATGAGGCAAGAGCAAACCTCATAGAGAAGTTCAAAAACCTTATCTCAAGCAATGGACAGCTTCTTACAGTTGAAGAGTGGGGGAAGAAAAGGCTTGCGTACAAGATTGATAAGCACGCAGAAGGGTATTACGTTCTGATGCAATTTATAAGCAAGCCTGAGTTCCCGCGCGAGCTTGAGAGGGTTTATAGAATTACAGATGGGGTTATCAGGTTCTTAACTGTAAAGCTTGAAAAATAA
- a CDS encoding 4Fe-4S dicluster-binding protein: MPNLSTTYAKLNLRTPVIVASAGITGTVERLQRCEENGAGAVVTKSLFQKEVCRIAPTPRFKIVKHENTFTLYSYEQASEFDPQEYAEFIFKAKQKLSIPVIASINCYTDDAWIEYSKLMEQAGADAIELNLSCPHGVHIMSGMDVIEEMVHTTKLVKSNVKIPVIPKMTPQSTNPGSDALRLDQAGADGLVMFNRFTGLDIDIEKEAPILHGGYAGHGGPWAIMYGLRWISAVAPKVKCSISASGGAMNGEDVVKYILAGASAVQVCTTVILNGYGVINKINKYLEEYMERKGYYTIDDFKGKVCSKILDMDSVDRTHWAVAKIDKEKCTSCSKCFTVCIYDAIEKDNGKFRVNQNCDGCGLCAELCPVKAISMVKRGEV; this comes from the coding sequence ATGCCAAACCTATCAACAACATATGCAAAACTTAATTTAAGAACCCCTGTAATTGTTGCATCTGCTGGGATTACCGGAACTGTGGAGAGGCTTCAAAGATGTGAAGAAAACGGGGCTGGTGCTGTTGTGACAAAAAGTCTTTTTCAAAAGGAAGTGTGCAGAATTGCCCCCACTCCAAGGTTTAAAATAGTTAAACATGAAAATACATTTACGCTTTACTCATATGAACAGGCAAGCGAGTTTGACCCTCAGGAATATGCTGAATTTATATTCAAAGCGAAACAAAAACTAAGCATTCCCGTCATTGCGAGTATAAACTGTTACACAGATGATGCTTGGATTGAGTATAGCAAACTTATGGAACAAGCAGGAGCTGATGCAATAGAGCTAAATCTATCTTGCCCGCACGGTGTTCATATAATGTCTGGTATGGATGTAATTGAAGAGATGGTCCACACAACAAAGCTTGTCAAAAGCAATGTCAAAATACCTGTGATACCAAAAATGACTCCTCAATCTACAAATCCGGGGTCTGATGCCTTAAGGCTTGATCAAGCAGGAGCAGACGGGCTTGTCATGTTTAACAGATTCACTGGGCTTGACATTGATATAGAAAAAGAAGCACCTATTTTGCACGGTGGTTATGCAGGGCATGGGGGTCCATGGGCAATTATGTATGGTTTGAGATGGATAAGTGCTGTAGCCCCAAAAGTAAAATGTAGTATCAGTGCAAGTGGCGGTGCTATGAACGGTGAGGATGTAGTCAAATACATACTGGCAGGAGCATCTGCTGTTCAAGTTTGCACCACTGTGATTTTGAATGGCTATGGAGTTATAAACAAGATAAACAAGTATTTAGAAGAGTATATGGAGAGAAAAGGTTACTACACGATTGATGATTTTAAAGGAAAGGTGTGCAGCAAAATTCTTGACATGGACTCTGTTGACAGAACACATTGGGCTGTTGCTAAGATTGACAAAGAGAAATGCACATCATGTAGCAAGTGCTTCACAGTGTGTATATATGATGCAATTGAAAAGGATAATGGAAAGTTTAGAGTTAATCAAAATTGTGATGGCTGTGGCCTTTGTGCGGAACTTTGTCCAGTCAAAGCAATTTCAATGGTAAAAAGAGGTGAAGTTTGA
- a CDS encoding carbohydrate ABC transporter permease, translating into MKQNKTVASTIFDVFNHIFLGIWAIITVLPFLYVLAASFASDSEIKTRTFFIIPHNPTLLTYKFIFASNYFLRSMLNSVIITVGGTLVNLFFTFTMAYALSKKHFIGRSIILNGVIFTMLFGGGMIPTYLLVKSLGLLDSYWALWLPGAISPFNFFVVKNFFQEMPQDLEDAARIDGCTEAQVLWKIILPLSKPIIATFALFYGVGHWNSWFGALLYINDAEKWPVQLILRQIVMLSTTLASDLTQFDPNFQPPQESLKMAIIVVATLPIMLLYPWLQKYFIKGMFIGSLKE; encoded by the coding sequence ATGAAACAGAATAAAACAGTAGCAAGTACTATTTTTGATGTTTTTAATCATATATTCCTTGGAATATGGGCGATAATAACTGTTTTACCTTTTCTATATGTTTTGGCTGCCTCATTTGCTTCAGATTCGGAAATAAAAACGAGGACATTCTTTATAATTCCTCATAATCCTACTCTTTTGACTTATAAGTTTATTTTTGCTTCAAACTATTTTCTTCGTAGTATGCTCAACAGTGTGATTATCACGGTAGGAGGTACGTTGGTAAATCTGTTTTTCACATTTACAATGGCATATGCTCTTTCAAAAAAGCACTTTATAGGTAGAAGTATTATATTGAATGGTGTTATCTTTACAATGCTTTTTGGTGGTGGAATGATTCCTACATATTTGCTTGTAAAAAGTCTGGGTTTATTAGACTCTTATTGGGCACTGTGGTTGCCAGGTGCAATTAGCCCCTTTAACTTCTTTGTTGTCAAAAACTTTTTCCAGGAAATGCCACAGGATTTAGAGGATGCAGCAAGAATTGATGGATGTACAGAAGCTCAAGTGTTGTGGAAGATAATACTTCCTCTTTCAAAGCCTATTATTGCGACATTTGCTTTGTTCTATGGAGTTGGGCATTGGAATTCATGGTTTGGAGCGCTTTTGTATATAAACGATGCTGAGAAATGGCCTGTACAGCTAATTTTAAGGCAAATAGTAATGCTGTCAACCACGCTTGCTTCAGATCTAACACAATTTGATCCCAATTTCCAACCTCCACAGGAGTCACTAAAGATGGCGATAATTGTTGTAGCTACTTTACCGATAATGCTTTTGTATCCATGGCTTCAAAAGTACTTCATAAAAGGTATGTTTATTGGTTCATTGAAGGAGTGA